Proteins from a single region of Thiomicrorhabdus sp. Kp2:
- a CDS encoding NAD(P)/FAD-dependent oxidoreductase — MIRITNIKLPLDHKETELKKAILSALDIQENQLLDFTVFRRGFDARSKNQISLLYTIDASTRNDDAVLNANKDNQNIRVTPDMTYKYVAKAPENLTERPVVVGFGPCGIFAGLVLAEMGYKPIVLDRGKEVRERTKDTFGFWRSKTLNTESNVQFGEGGAGTFSDGKLWTQIKDKKHYGRKVMSDFVEAGAPEEILYVSKPHIGTFKLVAMVEKMRAKLIELGGEIRFNSRVDDLHIEDGQVTGLTLANGEEIKSKYIALATGHSARDTFEMLYEKGVYLEAKPFSIGFRVEHNQSSIDEVLFGKNAGNPILGAADYKLVHHCKNGRSVYSFCMCPGGTVVAATSEENRVVTNGMSQYSRNERNANAALVVGIDPKDYPSDSPLAGIELQRQLESAAYKLGGENYDAPAQLVGDYLSNKPSDHLGNVEPSYKPGVKLTDLTQILPEYCREALQEAIPAFNKKIKGFARKDALLTGVETRTSSPVCIKRGADYQSVNVKGLYPAGEGAGYAGGIMSAAIDGIKVAEAMALAINEKNK, encoded by the coding sequence ATGATTCGTATCACCAATATCAAACTCCCTTTAGACCATAAAGAAACTGAACTTAAAAAAGCGATTTTATCCGCGCTGGATATTCAGGAAAATCAACTGCTTGATTTTACGGTTTTTAGACGTGGATTTGACGCCAGAAGCAAAAATCAAATTAGTTTGTTATATACCATTGATGCATCTACTCGTAATGACGATGCTGTGCTTAACGCGAACAAAGATAATCAAAATATCAGAGTCACACCTGATATGACTTATAAGTATGTGGCTAAAGCACCAGAGAACTTAACCGAGCGACCTGTGGTGGTTGGTTTTGGCCCTTGTGGCATTTTTGCAGGCCTGGTATTGGCTGAGATGGGTTATAAACCGATTGTGCTGGATCGTGGTAAAGAGGTGCGTGAGCGCACCAAAGATACGTTTGGTTTTTGGCGTTCTAAAACCTTAAATACCGAATCGAATGTGCAGTTTGGTGAAGGTGGAGCAGGTACGTTCTCGGACGGCAAACTCTGGACACAAATTAAAGATAAAAAACACTATGGCCGTAAAGTGATGAGTGACTTTGTAGAGGCGGGTGCACCAGAAGAAATTTTATATGTGAGTAAGCCGCATATCGGTACCTTTAAGTTAGTGGCGATGGTTGAGAAAATGCGTGCCAAATTGATTGAATTAGGTGGCGAGATTCGTTTTAACTCACGTGTAGATGATTTGCATATTGAAGACGGGCAAGTGACAGGACTGACTTTGGCGAATGGCGAAGAGATAAAGTCAAAATACATTGCTTTAGCTACAGGCCACAGTGCTCGTGATACCTTTGAAATGCTGTATGAAAAAGGCGTGTATCTTGAAGCAAAACCCTTCTCAATCGGTTTTAGGGTTGAGCATAATCAATCGTCCATTGATGAAGTGTTATTTGGTAAAAATGCAGGTAACCCTATTTTGGGTGCGGCTGATTACAAGTTAGTACATCACTGTAAAAACGGGCGTTCGGTTTATAGTTTTTGTATGTGTCCTGGAGGCACTGTGGTGGCGGCGACTTCGGAAGAGAACCGAGTGGTGACCAACGGAATGAGCCAGTATTCACGTAATGAACGTAATGCTAATGCGGCACTTGTAGTGGGTATTGATCCAAAAGATTACCCCAGCGATAGCCCATTGGCTGGCATTGAGTTACAGCGTCAGCTCGAAAGTGCAGCCTATAAATTAGGTGGTGAAAATTACGATGCCCCTGCACAGCTAGTGGGGGATTATTTGTCTAACAAGCCATCTGACCATTTGGGTAACGTTGAGCCCTCTTATAAACCAGGCGTAAAACTCACTGATTTAACACAAATTTTGCCAGAGTATTGTCGTGAGGCATTGCAAGAAGCAATACCAGCGTTTAATAAAAAGATTAAAGGTTTCGCCAGAAAAGATGCCTTGTTAACAGGGGTTGAAACCAGAACCTCTTCTCCAGTGTGTATTAAACGTGGTGCTGATTACCAAAGCGTAAACGTGAAAGGTTTATACCCAGCAGGAGAAGGTGCTGGTTATGCGGGTGGCATTATGTCTGCCGCCATTGATGGAATTAAGGTGGCTGAGGCGATGGCGCTTGCCATAAATGAAAAAAATAAATAA
- the fdxA gene encoding ferredoxin FdxA yields the protein MAFVVTENCIKCKYTDCVAVCPVDAFHEGPNFLAINPEICIDCDLCSPECPAEAIFQEDALPEGMQHYRQMNKDLAQIWPVITEVIPAPADADEWDGVADKEQYLIIE from the coding sequence ATGGCCTTTGTCGTTACCGAAAATTGCATTAAATGTAAATACACCGATTGTGTGGCTGTGTGCCCTGTTGATGCGTTTCATGAAGGGCCTAACTTTTTAGCGATAAATCCTGAGATTTGCATAGATTGCGACCTATGTTCACCTGAATGCCCTGCCGAGGCGATTTTTCAAGAAGATGCTCTGCCAGAAGGCATGCAACATTACCGCCAAATGAATAAAGATTTAGCGCAGATTTGGCCAGTAATTACCGAGGTGATTCCTGCTCCTGCTGACGCTGATGAATGGGATGGTGTTGCAGACAAAGAACAATATTTAATTATTGAATAA
- the uvrC gene encoding excinuclease ABC subunit UvrC, whose translation MTQDNIPNNDENIVEPTNEPFDIEAFLKQLTERPGVYRMLNDRGTIIYVGKAKNLKRRVSSYFKKQHDEIKTAKMVPQIARVEVTVTDTDSEAFILENTLIKRYKPKYNILFRDDKSYPYIFVSTAKEFPSLSYHRGAKRRVGEYFGPFPNASAVHQTLQSLQKIFPVRQCAESVFNHRSRPCLQYQIKRCSGPCAEGLISKEAYQEDVRHTLGFLQGKSFEVIEELGSKMEQASESLEFEQAARYRDQVSALRAIQSQHLINQPGAKDMDVIAVAEQSSQVCVCLMMYRGGNLWGSEHYFPKLSDSVVKQEVLSAFVTQHYLEHAVPAEIIFDCELDEKESLQAWLKEQRNGQVYLKIAHNQVNKGLVQLASTNAQSGLKQHMTQRATQVERVQALQEALALVNPPNYMECFDISHTQGQMTIASCVVFQDGIPNTQAYRKFNIEGIQPGDDYAAMHQAMSRRYARLKKENAILPDLIVVDGGKGQLNQAVDVLKSLELEHVPLVSVAKGEGRKAGLEILFTPHNSIGIDLESDDIALHLINYIRDEAHRFAITSHRAKRTKAQTQSSLESIEGVGPKTRKLLLMHFGGLGEVKEASVSELQKVKGISLEKAQKIYDFFHGSL comes from the coding sequence ATGACCCAAGACAATATCCCTAACAATGATGAAAATATCGTTGAGCCAACGAATGAGCCTTTCGATATTGAAGCCTTTTTAAAGCAATTAACTGAACGCCCAGGCGTCTACAGAATGTTGAATGATAGAGGCACAATTATCTATGTTGGTAAGGCTAAAAACTTAAAACGTAGGGTTTCGAGTTATTTCAAAAAGCAGCATGATGAAATTAAGACGGCCAAGATGGTGCCGCAAATTGCACGTGTAGAAGTGACGGTAACCGACACCGATAGTGAAGCTTTTATTTTAGAAAATACTTTAATAAAGCGCTACAAGCCAAAGTACAACATTCTTTTTAGGGATGATAAATCTTATCCTTATATCTTTGTTTCAACAGCAAAAGAGTTTCCTTCATTAAGTTATCATCGTGGCGCTAAAAGAAGGGTGGGAGAGTATTTTGGCCCTTTTCCCAATGCTTCTGCAGTTCATCAAACATTACAATCTTTACAAAAGATTTTCCCTGTTCGGCAGTGTGCCGAAAGTGTTTTTAACCATCGTTCACGCCCTTGTTTGCAATATCAAATAAAACGGTGTTCTGGTCCTTGTGCGGAAGGCTTAATCTCTAAAGAAGCCTACCAAGAAGATGTACGCCATACACTTGGTTTTTTACAAGGTAAGAGTTTTGAGGTGATTGAAGAGCTTGGCTCTAAAATGGAACAGGCCTCAGAAAGCTTAGAGTTCGAGCAAGCAGCACGTTATCGTGATCAAGTTTCAGCTCTAAGAGCTATTCAAAGCCAGCACTTGATTAACCAACCTGGTGCAAAAGATATGGATGTGATTGCGGTTGCTGAGCAATCTTCGCAGGTTTGCGTGTGTTTAATGATGTATCGAGGCGGAAACCTTTGGGGAAGTGAGCATTATTTTCCAAAATTATCTGATAGTGTTGTAAAACAAGAGGTCCTGTCTGCATTTGTTACCCAGCATTATTTAGAACACGCCGTGCCAGCAGAAATTATCTTTGATTGTGAATTAGATGAAAAAGAGAGTTTACAGGCCTGGTTAAAAGAACAGCGTAATGGTCAAGTCTATTTAAAAATAGCGCATAACCAAGTTAATAAAGGATTGGTGCAATTGGCATCGACTAATGCACAATCTGGCTTAAAACAGCATATGACACAACGTGCAACGCAGGTAGAACGTGTTCAGGCTTTACAAGAAGCACTCGCTTTGGTTAATCCACCCAATTATATGGAATGTTTTGATATCAGTCATACACAAGGGCAAATGACCATAGCCAGCTGTGTGGTGTTTCAAGATGGTATACCCAATACACAAGCTTATCGAAAATTTAATATAGAGGGCATACAGCCTGGCGATGACTATGCGGCTATGCACCAAGCGATGAGCAGACGCTATGCTCGCTTAAAAAAAGAGAATGCAATTCTGCCAGACTTAATTGTTGTAGATGGTGGTAAAGGCCAGCTTAATCAAGCGGTTGATGTTTTAAAGTCGCTTGAGTTAGAACATGTTCCTCTTGTTTCGGTTGCAAAGGGAGAGGGGCGTAAGGCAGGCCTGGAAATTCTATTTACACCGCACAACTCTATAGGGATTGATTTAGAATCAGACGATATTGCGTTACACCTCATCAACTATATTCGCGATGAAGCACATCGCTTTGCCATTACTTCTCATCGCGCTAAAAGAACAAAAGCGCAAACGCAGTCTAGCTTAGAATCTATTGAGGGGGTTGGCCCTAAAACTCGTAAACTGTTACTCATGCACTTTGGTGGCTTAGGCGAGGTGAAAGAAGCCTCGGTTTCAGAATTGCAAAAGGTCAAAGGTATAAGCTTAGAAAAAGCACAAAAGATTTACGACTTTTTCCATGGTAGCCTGTAA
- the acnB gene encoding bifunctional aconitate hydratase 2/2-methylisocitrate dehydratase produces the protein MLEAYRSHVAERAEQGIPPLPLNAEQTAQVVELIKNPPAGDAEFVLDLLTNRVPPGVDEASYVKAGFLADVANGNIAVDLITPEKATFLLGTMLGGYNVQPLISLLDSSNSAVAAEAVKALSKTLLVYEAYHDVAEKADSNDYAKQVMQSWADAEWFTAKPKMPEKITVTVFKVEGETNTDDLSPATAAWSRPDIPLHAKEMLASRIENVGDVMDSLKAKGHPVAYVGDVVGTGSSRKSAMNSVMWFFGEDIPFVPNKRQGGVVLGGKIAPIFFNTAEDSGSLPIECDVSSMNMGDVITIYPYEGKVTNEAGEIISRFELAPDTMPDEVRAGGRVPLIIGRGLTDKARLAMGLTPSDVFIRPQDKSQADHGYTLAQKMVGKACGIEGVRPGMFCEPRMTTVGSQDTTGAMTRDEMKELACLGFSADLVMQSFCHTAAYPKPVDITLQHSLPDFMTSRGGVALRPGDGVIHSWLNRLLLPDTVGTGGDSHTRFPIGISFPAGSGLVAFGAALGVMPLNMPESVLVRFKGEMQPGITLRDLVNAIPYQAIQDGLMTVEKKGKINCFNGRVLEIEGLEHLKVEQAFELSDASAERSANGCVVKLAEEPIIEYLKSNMALIDWMVENGYADARTLLRRRDEMQAWIDNPELLSADADAQYAEVIEIDLNEIKEPIVACPNDPDDVKLMSDVVNTKIDEVFIGSCMTNIGHYRAAGKVLESMGNVPTRLWIAPPTKMDERQLIEEGYYSIYGRVGARTEMPGCSLCMGNQARVADGATVFSTSTRNFPNRLGNGANVYLGSAELAAVCSALGRIPTVQEYMDNVAMLNTMADDVYRYLQFDEMADYEVESPKNLSDIGVAVA, from the coding sequence ATGTTAGAAGCCTATCGTAGTCATGTAGCAGAACGTGCAGAGCAAGGTATTCCACCTCTACCGTTAAACGCAGAACAAACCGCACAAGTGGTTGAGTTAATCAAAAACCCGCCAGCGGGTGATGCGGAGTTTGTTTTAGACTTATTAACGAATCGTGTACCTCCTGGGGTAGATGAGGCTTCTTATGTAAAAGCAGGATTCTTGGCTGATGTGGCTAATGGAAATATTGCTGTTGATTTAATTACGCCAGAAAAAGCGACTTTTTTATTGGGTACGATGTTAGGTGGATATAACGTCCAGCCTTTAATCAGTTTATTAGACAGCTCAAACTCTGCGGTTGCCGCTGAGGCGGTTAAAGCGCTTTCTAAAACGTTATTGGTTTATGAAGCGTATCATGATGTAGCTGAAAAAGCGGATTCTAATGATTACGCTAAGCAGGTAATGCAGTCGTGGGCGGATGCTGAATGGTTTACAGCAAAACCTAAAATGCCTGAAAAAATCACTGTTACTGTTTTTAAAGTGGAAGGTGAAACCAATACAGACGATCTTTCTCCTGCAACGGCAGCTTGGTCTCGTCCAGATATTCCATTACACGCTAAAGAGATGCTAGCCTCACGTATTGAAAATGTGGGTGATGTTATGGATTCACTCAAAGCAAAAGGTCATCCTGTTGCTTATGTGGGTGATGTTGTGGGTACGGGTTCTTCTCGTAAATCGGCAATGAACTCGGTCATGTGGTTCTTTGGGGAAGACATTCCTTTCGTACCAAACAAGCGCCAAGGTGGTGTGGTATTAGGTGGCAAAATCGCACCAATTTTCTTTAATACGGCAGAAGATTCAGGTTCGTTACCGATTGAGTGTGATGTAAGCTCAATGAATATGGGTGATGTCATTACCATCTACCCTTATGAAGGTAAAGTCACAAACGAAGCGGGTGAAATCATTTCAAGGTTTGAACTTGCACCTGATACCATGCCAGATGAAGTTCGTGCTGGTGGCCGTGTACCATTAATTATTGGGCGTGGTCTAACTGATAAAGCGCGTCTAGCAATGGGCTTAACACCTTCTGATGTGTTTATTCGTCCACAAGACAAATCTCAAGCAGACCATGGCTACACTCTTGCACAAAAAATGGTGGGTAAAGCGTGTGGTATTGAAGGGGTTCGCCCTGGTATGTTCTGTGAACCTCGTATGACAACGGTGGGTTCTCAAGATACGACTGGTGCAATGACGCGTGATGAGATGAAAGAGTTAGCTTGTTTAGGTTTTTCTGCCGATTTAGTGATGCAATCTTTCTGTCATACAGCGGCTTATCCTAAGCCTGTTGATATTACATTACAGCACTCTTTACCAGACTTTATGACAAGCCGTGGTGGAGTGGCTTTACGCCCAGGTGATGGTGTTATTCACTCATGGTTAAACCGTCTTTTATTACCTGATACAGTCGGTACAGGTGGTGATTCACATACCCGTTTTCCAATTGGTATCTCTTTCCCAGCAGGCTCAGGCCTGGTCGCTTTTGGTGCGGCTTTAGGGGTAATGCCTTTAAATATGCCTGAATCGGTATTGGTGCGTTTTAAAGGTGAAATGCAACCAGGTATTACGTTACGTGATTTAGTCAATGCCATCCCTTACCAAGCGATTCAAGACGGTTTAATGACGGTTGAGAAGAAAGGTAAAATTAACTGCTTTAACGGCCGTGTATTAGAGATTGAAGGGCTTGAACACTTGAAAGTAGAACAGGCCTTTGAACTTTCGGATGCTTCTGCCGAACGTTCTGCCAATGGGTGTGTGGTTAAACTTGCTGAAGAGCCAATTATTGAGTACCTAAAGTCAAATATGGCGTTAATCGACTGGATGGTTGAAAACGGTTATGCGGATGCACGTACTCTGTTACGTCGTCGCGATGAGATGCAAGCGTGGATTGATAATCCAGAGCTACTATCAGCCGATGCTGACGCACAATATGCAGAAGTGATTGAGATTGACTTGAATGAGATTAAAGAACCAATTGTTGCATGCCCGAATGACCCTGATGATGTGAAGTTAATGTCTGATGTCGTCAATACTAAAATTGATGAAGTGTTTATTGGTTCTTGTATGACTAACATTGGCCACTATCGTGCAGCAGGTAAGGTACTTGAAAGCATGGGTAATGTGCCAACTCGTTTATGGATTGCACCGCCAACTAAAATGGATGAGCGCCAGCTTATTGAAGAGGGCTATTACAGCATTTACGGCCGAGTTGGTGCACGTACTGAGATGCCTGGTTGTTCATTATGTATGGGTAACCAAGCTCGTGTTGCGGATGGTGCAACCGTGTTCTCAACCTCTACTCGTAACTTTCCAAACCGTTTAGGTAATGGAGCAAACGTTTATTTGGGTTCTGCAGAGTTGGCCGCTGTGTGTTCTGCATTAGGTCGAATTCCAACGGTTCAAGAGTATATGGATAATGTAGCCATGTTAAACACCATGGCCGATGATGTTTACCGTTACTTGCAGTTTGATGAGATGGCTGATTATGAAGTTGAGTCACCAAAAAACTTATCAGATATTGGTGTCGCGGTCGCTTAA
- a CDS encoding peptidoglycan-binding protein produces MHFLKWSSVSLLSLFVLGCSATSDINESDQNGTVFTQAEIDILIERVRAEERSRIQKELGRQAQQKSVFNEILNRQKAQQTFRKTESVVIQQEEKQVHKIIPTSRKPVIYREQEGIVYYRCAANALVAEGDKKAGWMYQPDRKELSATLCKKSRDHRAMLSLQEKLYSQGYLQSDRLTKEQLVDGVWGETTLEAVKKYQLDHGLLFGQMTIETLEHIGVFTPKEATMLGVNSIQPVADIQIDESLEESESLAESQVTETSKNVTNVEPVNMEPIEEKVNSLEEASGDELVESTPAAKTVRMVEKIVPKSRKPQLYQKVGGASYFRCAANALVAQPAENGKWTYSTQEELSATLCKMSRDQATMTDLQYELYEKGFLRDGETPKDILVDGTWGKPTLEALKKYQAAYGLLYGQLTIESLEHIGVFKPTADRVVSAPKIEKSSTNQLQKTELTGVELAKNNEVTHEKQQERLQENVQENVQENVQENVQENVQENVGELAITQNEVKFVPLLIEPVNKEFDAKTFVPNNSKPEVYAYIGTFKLWRCAARSVIPERSESGDITYGNDKEFRATLCKMNRSQKLITRLQTALRDQGYLKPLSVGENVLIDGIWGVNTLDAVKAYQQANGLAYGQLTIETLEHLGVFIKK; encoded by the coding sequence ATGCATTTTCTTAAATGGTCCTCAGTTTCATTATTGTCTTTGTTTGTATTGGGTTGTAGCGCAACTTCCGATATTAATGAAAGTGATCAAAATGGTACCGTCTTCACTCAAGCTGAAATCGATATACTGATTGAAAGAGTAAGAGCAGAAGAACGCAGTAGAATCCAAAAAGAATTAGGGCGCCAGGCTCAGCAAAAAAGTGTTTTTAATGAAATCCTAAATAGACAAAAAGCACAGCAAACCTTTCGTAAGACAGAATCTGTCGTTATACAGCAAGAAGAAAAGCAGGTTCATAAGATTATTCCTACTTCTCGTAAGCCAGTGATCTATCGTGAGCAAGAGGGGATTGTTTATTATCGGTGTGCGGCCAACGCTCTTGTTGCCGAGGGTGATAAAAAAGCGGGCTGGATGTATCAACCAGATAGAAAAGAACTCAGTGCAACTTTATGTAAAAAAAGTCGTGACCATAGAGCCATGCTCTCTTTACAAGAGAAGCTGTATTCACAGGGCTATTTACAATCGGATCGTTTAACAAAAGAGCAGTTGGTTGATGGAGTTTGGGGTGAAACCACTTTGGAGGCTGTTAAAAAATATCAATTAGATCATGGTCTCTTGTTTGGTCAAATGACTATCGAAACACTTGAGCATATAGGCGTGTTCACACCAAAAGAAGCCACTATGTTGGGCGTTAATAGCATTCAACCTGTTGCTGATATACAAATTGATGAGTCGTTAGAAGAGAGTGAAAGCCTTGCTGAAAGCCAAGTAACTGAAACGAGTAAGAACGTAACCAATGTTGAGCCAGTAAATATGGAGCCAATTGAGGAAAAAGTGAATTCGTTAGAAGAAGCGAGTGGTGATGAATTAGTCGAAAGCACTCCAGCCGCTAAGACGGTTCGAATGGTTGAAAAGATAGTACCAAAATCAAGAAAGCCTCAGTTATATCAGAAAGTCGGTGGCGCAAGCTATTTTCGTTGTGCGGCAAATGCGCTGGTTGCACAGCCAGCTGAAAATGGTAAGTGGACCTATTCTACGCAAGAAGAGTTGAGTGCAACCCTGTGTAAAATGAGTCGTGATCAAGCGACGATGACAGATTTACAATATGAGCTCTATGAAAAAGGCTTTTTGCGTGATGGCGAAACACCAAAAGATATACTCGTTGATGGTACTTGGGGTAAGCCAACACTAGAGGCTCTTAAAAAATATCAGGCTGCGTATGGCTTGCTGTATGGTCAGTTAACTATCGAATCTCTTGAACACATTGGTGTATTTAAACCGACTGCAGATAGGGTGGTTTCAGCACCTAAAATAGAGAAGAGTTCAACTAATCAACTGCAAAAAACTGAATTAACTGGTGTTGAGCTAGCTAAGAACAATGAGGTCACACACGAAAAGCAACAAGAAAGACTGCAAGAAAATGTGCAAGAAAACGTGCAAGAAAATGTGCAAGAAAATGTGCAAGAAAATGTGCAAGAAAACGTGGGAGAGCTCGCTATAACTCAGAATGAAGTTAAGTTTGTTCCACTGCTTATTGAGCCTGTTAATAAAGAGTTTGATGCTAAAACATTTGTGCCTAACAACTCTAAACCAGAAGTCTATGCTTATATTGGTACATTCAAACTATGGCGCTGTGCTGCTCGTTCGGTTATTCCAGAGCGCTCTGAAAGTGGTGACATCACTTATGGTAACGATAAAGAGTTTAGAGCAACATTATGTAAAATGAACCGTTCTCAAAAGTTAATAACTAGGCTACAAACGGCTTTGCGTGATCAGGGGTATTTAAAACCATTATCTGTTGGTGAGAACGTTTTAATTGATGGTATTTGGGGAGTAAACACTCTGGATGCAGTCAAAGCTTATCAACAAGCGAATGGCTTAGCCTATGGTCAATTAACGATTGAAACTCTAGAGCATTTAGGGGTGTTTATTAAGAAGTAA
- the sppA gene encoding signal peptide peptidase SppA: MDKEPQNSQQGFNRLAIAVESLVKQERWSRRFANFLKLAVTGYIVFFIYIASQNITSSDEFESLSNAKEHVAVVKLDGAIMPGTQTSAEKMKPLLREAFKNPQSKAVVLLANSPGGSPVQSSLINDEIERLKAKFNKPVYVVVEDLCASGCYYIAVAADKIYANESSMVGSIGVRMDTFGFTGLMEKIGVENRSMHAGEHKTFIDPFSDKDEAGRQFFQEHVLERTHQQFIAAVRKGRGDRIKETKETYTGLVWLGDEATEIGLIDGLGDLGMVAREVVGTENIRFYETKKTVFEEMLGDIGTQTASKLALYLSTMH, from the coding sequence ATGGATAAAGAGCCTCAAAATTCACAACAAGGCTTTAATCGCCTAGCTATTGCAGTGGAGTCTTTAGTAAAACAAGAACGCTGGAGTAGACGTTTTGCTAACTTTCTTAAGTTAGCGGTCACAGGATACATCGTGTTTTTTATCTATATTGCTTCACAAAATATTACCTCAAGTGATGAGTTTGAAAGCCTTTCAAATGCTAAAGAACATGTTGCGGTTGTTAAACTTGATGGCGCCATTATGCCTGGAACACAAACCAGCGCTGAAAAGATGAAGCCTCTTTTAAGAGAAGCCTTTAAAAACCCGCAGAGTAAAGCCGTGGTACTTTTGGCCAACTCCCCAGGTGGAAGCCCTGTTCAATCGTCCTTAATTAACGATGAAATTGAACGCTTAAAAGCCAAGTTCAATAAACCTGTTTATGTTGTTGTTGAAGATTTATGCGCCTCGGGTTGTTATTACATTGCCGTAGCCGCAGATAAAATTTACGCCAATGAAAGCTCTATGGTTGGTTCTATTGGTGTCAGAATGGACACTTTTGGCTTTACTGGCTTAATGGAAAAAATTGGCGTTGAAAACCGCTCAATGCACGCAGGTGAACACAAAACTTTTATTGATCCATTCAGTGATAAAGATGAAGCTGGTCGCCAATTCTTTCAAGAACATGTATTGGAACGTACCCACCAACAGTTTATTGCGGCTGTGCGTAAAGGCCGTGGTGATCGTATTAAAGAAACCAAAGAGACTTATACTGGTCTAGTTTGGCTAGGTGATGAAGCCACAGAAATTGGCTTGATTGATGGCTTAGGTGATTTGGGCATGGTCGCCCGAGAGGTTGTTGGTACTGAAAACATTCGTTTTTATGAAACCAAAAAGACCGTATTTGAAGAGATGTTAGGTGATATTGGAACACAAACAGCGAGTAAACTAGCGCTTTACCTCTCAACCATGCATTAA